The Qingrenia yutianensis genome segment GCATTTTCTGCGCCGATTTAAGCGTTTTTGCCGGCATTATGCGCATTATTTCGTCTTTTGTGCTTTCCATAACCGCAAAGTCGGACAAACGTTTTAATATTTTATCAAATTCAAGTGTTTTCAAGGCTTTTGTTTCCATATGCCAAACCTCCGTAATTTGCCGAAAAATCCTGAAATTTTAGCTTATTATATATTCATAGGCATTATATCACATAATATTCAATTTTGCAAATGTTTTATTGTACGGTTTTTTGGACAGATAAAACTTTATAATAGACTTATAGGCATCAGAGGAGCGAACCCCGTGTGGCTTAAATAGGCAAATTTTCCAAAATACTGCGTTGAAAAGCTATGTTATACGTCAGTATTAACCCAGCTTTTCGCCTTGTCTTTTTAAAAATTTGCTCTATTTAAACTCTTCGACCTTCCGTTTTAAAAATTATTTGAATTTTCGGTACGGAGGACGAAGATAGGCTGACGCCTTTCGAGGACGACAAGCCGAAAAGGCATGAAATTTTTAAAATGCAAGGCATACGGGGTTCGATCCTCTGATGCCTAAGCAATAAACAAAACGAAAGGAAGAAAAACTATGAAAAACATTTTTAATCTTTTGATTATCGCGGGAATAATAACACTTATCGGAACGGCAGGCGCGTCGGATTTTGACGGCATAAGCTTTTCGCAGATTTTGTCACAGGCGTTTTTCTCGGTAAAACTTGTGTTTTGCGGAGTGATTTTGAAAAGAACGTTTGAATTTTTGAAAAAATGCGTGGTAAGAAAGGTTCTGCGCGAATACGCGCACTGCAAAACCGCGTAAAAACGCAAAAAATGAGCGGAGGAGAAAATCTTCCGCTCATTTTGTTTATTTTGTAAGTGCGTCCGCAAGGCGCGCAAATTCGTCTATCGAAAGTGTTTCGCCTCTGCGTTTTTCGTCTATGCCGATATTTTTAAGAATTTCTGAAATTTCCGCTTTTGAAAATCCCGAAAATCCCGCGTTTGAAAGTGCGTTTAAAAGCGTTTTTCTGCGCTGTGCGAACGACGCTTTCACCGTTTTGAAAAACATTTCTTCTTTTTTCACGCTGACGCGCGGTTTATCGAGCAAATCGAGCCGTACCACCGTTGACGTGACTTTCGGAGGGGGCATAAACGAGGTGTTCGGAACGTCGAAAAGATAGTTTGCATTGCAAAAATACTGCACCGCAAGGCTGATTGCGCCGAAATCTTTCGTTCCCTCGCTTGCGCAAAGGCGCTTTGCGACCTCTTTCTGCACCATAACCGTTATGCTTTTGAATTTCACCTTGCTTTCCAAAAGCATCATAATTATCGGCGTTGTGATGTAATACGGCAGATTTGCCGCAACTTTCACGTTTTCCGTGCCGAATTTTTCCTCGGCAAGGCTTTTTATGCCGATTTTCATAACGTCGTCGTTTATAATTTCAAAATT includes the following:
- the rsmA gene encoding 16S rRNA (adenine(1518)-N(6)/adenine(1519)-N(6))-dimethyltransferase RsmA, with the translated sequence MRNLASPRVIKEILSEYEFRFSKSLGQNFLVDEGALAGILSGADISEDDCVLEIGPGFGTLTQRLCGAAKKVVCVEIDKTVIPILEENLKDFDNFEIINDDVMKIGIKSLAEEKFGTENVKVAANLPYYITTPIIMMLLESKVKFKSITVMVQKEVAKRLCASEGTKDFGAISLAVQYFCNANYLFDVPNTSFMPPPKVTSTVVRLDLLDKPRVSVKKEEMFFKTVKASFAQRRKTLLNALSNAGFSGFSKAEISEILKNIGIDEKRRGETLSIDEFARLADALTK